AAGGGAGCACAGGTGATCTGTGCCTGTGTGGCGATTTAGAGCCCTGTGCATCTCCATGCTTTCCCATGTGCACCCACATGAGCACCCATGGGCACCCATATGCATGTCCATGTCTCCATTCCAGCttccagctgggtcacctgtgGCCTCTGTGGGAGCTGCCCAGGTGCTAGGCTGGCCCAGCACTGCTTGCATCTCACCTGATGCAACCTCACAGACCCATGGCCATGGCCTTTGCTGTGCCCCTtggctggcacaggcagcctAATGGGGTCTCCACCCACGAGTGAGCTGCTACTGGGCAGCCTGGGGGGCCAACCATCCCCAGGACCTGGCTGGCACAGCTGGAGTTGGTGCCCAGCCTGATCCAGCCCATGCTTGAGGGCTCTGGTGGGTACAGGGCACCTGTTTGCAAACCAGAGCCTCCACAAACTGAGGCAATTCTGTGCTGGAGGCAAAGGTGAGGTGGGCTGTGAAACCTCAGGCACTAAGGCAGCTACCCCAGGGTGTCATGGGCTATGGGGTTGTCCTGTATCCCCAAACTCTCCTCAGGTTGGGCACTGGAGCTTGGCGGGTATCACCATGTCATGCATACCACCCTTTACATTGGTTTGGTTCCGCAGTTTGTTGCCTTTAATAGATACACAGAGTGGCACAGCTGTGGTGGGAGTGCGGGGGGGGAGCCCGGCAGTACCgatccccgccccccccgcgctGAGGTAGAGGTGAGTGTTGCCCCACGCTCGCCTATTTTGGCACCCAGGGGTGCGAGCGGGTGGGGAAGGTGCCCACCCGGCCCCAACGAGGTAGTTTGGAGTGCCTGGCGCGGTGTCCTCCATCTCCTTGCCCTCCGCCCGGGGACCCCGGCATCCAGGCTGTCTTTGGTGGTGGGGGCACTGCTGGGCTTCCCTGCCCTGGCCCCCACCAACAAACACCTCCCAGTACACAAGTTCCACCCCAATAAGCTCCACCCCCACTTAACCCATCACATCTCACCCCCACCAGTCCCACTAATATCCCCAGTATTTGCCCCCCAGGGTGACCCCCAGAGCTGAGGACCTGGGGGGTTGAGGTGCCACCACCCTGGGGTGGCCAGAGGGCACTCAGGACCCTGAGGGTGTCTCAGGGTGGTGGCAGCGAGTCCAAGCAGCGTGGGAGGGTGGTGTAGGGGTGTCTGCAGTGGGTAGGGGGTGCAGTATAGAGGGGATGCAGTGTATAAGGGCTACAGTTTTATAGGGGCTGCAGTGTATAGGGACTGCAGTGTTTGCACTAGGGATGTACATAGGGAATGCAGTGTATGGGGGATGCAGCATATGCATTGAGAGTTTCTATAAGGAATGCAGTGTGCACAGAGATGTGTATAGGGGAGACAGTATGTAAGAGATGCAGTGTGTGCGTTGAGTGTGGCAATGTGTTCGACACACTGTGTGCATTGAGGTGTGTATAGGGGCTGCAGTGCATGCACTGAGGTGGGTATAGGGGTGACAGTGCGTGCATCAAGGTGTGTATAGGGGCTGCAGTGTGTAGGGGACACAGCATGCGGGGCCCGGGGCGCAccaggcagcagggcaggcaggagctgtATGGGGGGGGCACCTGGGGGCAGCACCTGGGAAGAACGGTGTGTGAGGGGCAATATTTGGAGGGAAAGGGTCTCACATGTGGGGATAAGGGAAAAATGGGGCCACATAGGTGCTCACAGCCTTGCAGACACAACTCAGTACTGCAGCACGGGGCACCTTTGGGTCCCCCATCGCGCCTGATGGCCCAGCTGGGTTCCTCAGCTCAGGCCCCCAGGTCCTGGATATCTGCATCTGCTTTCAGGGTGGGGGGACATCTCCCCTACGGCGACGTGCTGGTGGGAGTGTGGCTGTGCGACGGGGCTGGGAGCAGCGGATTCGGGGCCGGCACAGGGTTCGGGCGGCTCTGGGTGCTCCCTCCACCAGGTgccagcggggccgggggccggCGGGCAAACAGGACACCTGGGGAGCGAGAGCAAAGGGGTTAGGGCAAACCTAAGGCCGGGGCTCTGCTCACCTGGCCCCCAGATGGGGCCTGGCACCCAGGCTGGGAAGTCTGGGACCAGCACCTTTGGGGGCTCCAGCCCCCCACATCACCTTTGGTGCCTCCCCTAGCCCAGCTGCCTGCCCCTGTGGTGGCCTGGGACCATTTGGTTGGCTGCTGATTAGCCCGCCATTTCCAGTTCATTATATATTTAAGTCCTGAAGGAAAAACTATAAGTTTTAATTGGGGGTATCTCAGTGAGGCACAAGATCAACTGCTTGGCCAGGTAGGTGCACATCAGCACCCTGGAAGCCTCTCCTCCAGCAAAACACCCCAACATTTTCCCTGCCTCCAACACCACGCTCTGCAAACAGGCAACCCCACAGCCAGCCAGAGACTCTCTGGGCACACCAGCATTGGGGTGACCCCAAATCCAAGCTCTACCTGCAGGAGAGCTCTGTCGTGGGGCATAACCTTAGGTGCCCTTTAGCACTTTTCAGCCCAagtccatctgtccatccatccatccattcatccatccCCCACTTTGGACTGTCACTGCTAGCCTCTGCTGGGGCCCAATTTCCATCCTCACTGaccccctcctcctcttgccCCCATTCCCCAGGCCCCGCCACTTCATTACAATGGATTTTATAGTAAAGACATCAGATTGAAGGAAGGACTTGCTGGCCAGGCAGTGGCTATAAGTTATTGGATTTCCTGGCCGCAATTACACAGGCCAAGCGGCCCTTCTATTTACCTGTGTAGACAACTCCATTTATTTCTATTGACATGTTGATACTGCTAATGCCGTTGGTGGACAGGTTCAATGCGGTCTCCTGTCTGTCATCTGGGGAAAGGAAATACCGATATCAGcatgaagagaaacagaaacaagaacCTGCCCAAGAGAGAGCTGAGGGGCTCCAGCCTCTCCAGGCATCCCTGCTagtctccagctgctgctgctctctcctgGGGTGCCGGGGGTTGGGGTGACCCAATATGAGGTGTTGCATTTCACTACCTCGGTTGGAGATCTTGACATTCATGGGAAACTGGGACGCCACAGCCAGCAGGTTGTGCTGCAGTGCGTGTTGCACCAGCcgctgctgctcctccaccgTCAGGGCCACCTTCTTCTCCGGGGGCTCCCCTGTCTCCAGCTTTTCCCGtagctgctccagcactgctgcctgcGAGGCGGCTGCTGCTTGAGCTGCGGCCAGGTGGTGGCCAGCCAGTCCCACTGGGATAGCGATGCGCCCTGGCACCGCTGCCGCCAGCACGCCGTCCTCTGCAATGACCGGGAGAGCTCAGCGGGTCCCCCTATCACCACCCCATGTCACCACCCCCAGCTGGTGCCACCTTCGTCTCACTAACAGGATAGGCCACCACCCCCAGCATCTGGGCATGATCCTTCTCCAAAGCCAGGAGAAATTTCTCAATCCCAGAAGGGgactaaaataaaattgttcctgttttccccaagtaaaaagggcaaagcagacaaggaacATCCCTGCTGTCGCAGTGGTGTCCATCCCTGGGGAGAAATTCCCGCTGCAGGGCAGATGTGGTCCTCACCCACCTTTCTTAATAGTGTGCACTTGGCTGAGCTGGCTGCAGCTGTGCGTGGAAATGCTAAGAGCCGGCAGCGGCATTTTGGGGGAGCCCAGCAGTGTTGGGGTGCCAGCCGGCGAGTAGTTGAAGAGTGCTGTGCCGAAAGTCTGCCTCCGTCCCTCCCGCCGGTTGCTGTCGATGGCAGCTTGGAGCTCCCCGGGAGAGCTGAGCGCTCGCTTCTCACATTCGTAGGGATACAGGTACTTCATGTATCTGCACGGGGAGAGAATCGGGATGAGTCCCAGCACCATGTGCCTCCCAGGCAGCCCTGTACTGAGAGGGACTGGGGTAGGGATGGCACCTGGGAAGGGTCAGATCCCTCCATCCCACTTTGGGGCACCCAGGGTGGAcaccccccgcccgccgccaaGGCTGGACACTCACTGCGTGCGGAGGGTGAAGGCAGCGCTGGTGATGGAGGTAGGTAGGTTGAGGCCTTTGGTGATCTCCCGCCAGATCTTCTTGTTGATGACTTCGACCAGGCCACCCTTGTCCGTCACCAGCCGGTAGAGCGTGTACAGGTCCAGCACTTGCTTGGCCATGATGGGGATGCGGTTCACGGGTGTCCCttccaaggagagaaaaagagcacAGGGTAAGCCCACAAGGACCCTCACTCCCTGGGGACGCAGCTTGCCCCCATGGCCACTGGAGGTACCAGCTGCCCCCAAAAGGGGAGATGCATCTCTGTGCCCAGGTGAGCACCCATGGTGCAGGTACAACCTCCATCATGCCTGTGAGTGAGGCAGACCCCAGCATGCTGGCACAGGGTCCCCATTGATGGAACTGTTGGTGGGGATGGGTATGCTGCCAGCTGGGATGTGAGGACACAGTGGGATGGGCAAAGGGCCTCCTCCTGAGCCCCTTAATAGAGTGTCTTTGCCTCAAAACTCTTAGAGCTCCCTATAGAGCATCTTCCTCCTAAATCTGTCAGAGCATCCTAGAAGGAATCTCTCTGTAAGTCCCTTTCAGAGACCCATAAAGAGACCCACCCTAAACTTTATAAAAAGGACTCACCCTGTAACCCTCTCTGAAGTGGAACTTTCTCCGTAACCCTTTTGGATGGACTCACCCTATAACCTCCCAATGGAGACATTCTCTCTCTTAAAAATCCCCCTCAGAGCCCCATAAAGAGGGATATCCCTATGAGTCCCCCTCACAGACACCTCACCCCACGGAtccctccagcagcccctgACTGCTTAAAGGCCTTCAGTGCCCCTCCTCAAGAGACCTGACCCCAAATACCCTCAAATGCCCTCAGCAGAGACCCTGACCCCTGGTCCCTTAGCATCATCACCCCACTGAGGCCATGAGGTGAAGTGACATGGAGCCATCAGGACTCTGTGAGCCCAGCATGGACCAGCATGGTCCCCACAGCCACACACTTTGGTTATAACCCCCTCCCTACTTTTCCAGCACCTCCTGATAGCTCCCACAGTCCTGCTCTGCCACACAATGTCTCAGGGCAATGGTCTGGGCAGCGGCTGTGGGCCACAGCAgggcagagaagggaaaagcatCCGAACCCATCCCGCCCCATCCCACCCTGTATTTATTCCTCCTGCGGGGCAGTGGGGTGCAGGCAGTATTGGAAAGCCATCTATTTGGCTGCAGGAGGCTGTCACGGCTGTGCTTCTCCCCTCAAACAAAGCCGTCACTCACCGCCATCCTCCAGCATTCCTAATTTATGGCCCCGATATTGGCTCGGCTTCTTCACATAAGCCTGAAAAATGagctctttttattcctttactgagttaatttaacttttttgtgtgtgtgtgtgttgtttgctCAGTCAGGAAGGGGGAGAGAAGTTTATCCTCCTGGGAAAAAGGCAGAGATATCGACTTGATTTCCACCAGCAGCCCCTCATCAGCCCTGCCtgggggctgctggcactggccCCAACACCTCAAGGGGGGCCAAATCGAGGGCTTCCTATCACCCCAACATGATAATGAGTTTGCAGGATCTCAGCCCTTGATTGATGGCCCACggacttattttatttttccttcccccctccccagccgtGTCAGTTAATGAAAGAGGCTCATCATTAATCTCAGGGCTGCATGGGGCGGGCGGCTGGTGCCCGTCCCACTGACAAAGAGACCTGTCTGCGTCCCTGCAGAGTGATGGCCCCAGCCCCGGCTGGGATGAGCAGCACAAAAGCCCAGGGAGGTGATGCAGCCATTGTGGTGCTGCAATTAGCTCCTTGATTGATTAATGGCCCCATGTTATCAGCAGGCCCTTCTCTTGGTGGGGGAACTGGGGCCCTGTAAAACCCCCCAGGGAGCAAAAGCATCATTAGTCCCCCCTACAATCCAGCTCACCACTTTCGGGAGTGCCACGGAGGCTGGAGCACAGGGATGAGGTGCCTCACTGTCTGCACCCCATATCTGATGGGGGTGACGCCGTCACCCCCATCTCACCCCTGCTCCTCCAGACCCCCTCCAGTGTTCACGTCCACCTGCCACTGGACCTGTGTGTCCCTGCCACGGCGTCCCTGATGTCCCTCCTAGCAgggctgtccccatcccatatTTCAGCCCTGCTGATTTTCCACCTCACTGACAAATGCCCCGACAGACAGTGGGGGACACAAGGCCCCTTTCATTAGGGCTCACTTCAGAAACATCAATCCTCTCTAGCCCACTGCCACCTCAGGGACACAGCCCGGGGGTCACAGCCCCTGTCTGTACACCCCTGGGTGCCGCAGCAGCACTCACACTGGCTCATGGGTGCTGATTCTCAGCAAGCTTCCAATGACCCCTAGGATGCTGTCACTGTCCCACGGCCCCTCTGTCTACTTTCTCTTTGCTACCCAACTTCAAAATCCCCCACTCCTCCAACAAGCGCAAGCACACCCGCAGCTGCACGCCCATACCCGCACACTCGAGCCCGCACACCCGCCTGCCTTCCCCGGGCAGATGCTACCAGTTCAGAGGAGGTGCATGTTGGAGGGGACAGGAGCAGGATGGCTGGACACGGAGAGGTGAGGAGCAGCATGCACAAGGaagctccctccctcctccctgcacCACCAGGCACTTGCTTAATTAGCCCTGGCCCCAATGGCGAGGGAGTTAATTAGCTCTGGAGAGAGAGATAATGAAGCCGTGGAACAGCCCATGAATCTTGCAGCTGACGGATGCTGGGGGGCCAAGGCAGCACTGATGCTCCCActcactccccacagccccacaccagggCCCAGGGGACCAGGGGGCACCCATGATGTGGTACCCAGCCCCCCAACACAACTCTAGCCAGGCTCCGGTGTGAGCCCCACAGCGATGCCAGTGCCCTGTAGCGCAACCTTGAGTGAAATGAGTTCATGGTGTCTCAGCCTGACCCAAAAGTCAACCACTGCTGCCCCACAAGTGAGTGGGTACCCCCACTACCCTTCACACGGGCATAAGCCTGGGGGGCAAATGCCCCTTTCTGCCCACCCTCGCCCCACGCACAGCCAGCCCCACTGCTCCTGCACCCCCCTCAGCCTTTCCGTGTTAATTAGCTCAGCATTAACCTCTGCCTGGGGTTTACTGGCTATTGAGCGGCATGTTCATTAATCCACACACCAGCAAAAGGCTCTAATTAATACAGCCGGCCACACGCCCGCGCTCGCCAACTTTTAATTGTCGCAGGCCCGGCCAGGGAGGGCGAAGGTTAAAGCATTTATTGAGTCCCCAGGAGCCAGCTTGGCCCCCCATGCCGATTGCAAAGATTTCCGATGCGGCTGGGCCGGCTGGAGAGCCCTTAACCCCTGGgtgcccagtgctgcccagaCTGCTGACCCCCCCCTCCTGCAGCATCATGGGCATCGTTAAGAGGTATTGGTAATGAGCATCCTCACCGGGCACTGCAAAAGGGGAGTCATAATGGGCATTGCTAATGGGCACTGCCAAGGGCATCCCCACCAGGCACAACTGTATGTTCCTGCCAACAGGCACTGCTAATGGGCATCATTAACGGGTGTTGCCAATGGTTGTCTCCACTTCCCATGGGGCATTGACAGTGGGCATCCCTGCTGGGCATGGCTAAAGGGCGTCACTAACGGGCATCAACAACTGGCAtcaccaccagccccagctTGGGGGAGCCAAGGCGAGCCGCTCCAGCCAGCAGGCACCCCTTGAGGGGGGTTAGCTTGAGGCAACGGGGGCAAATGGGTGTGAGTTTACACATGTGCCTGTGCATGTGTAGGAGATGGGGGTGGGAGGCACAGCAGGACCTTCTTAGGGGGCTTGCAGAGACCCATAGCACCTCTTAGCCTGAGTGGACTGTGTCATGAGCCCCCCCGGCAGCTGAGGCAGGGGTACCAGT
The Columba livia isolate bColLiv1 breed racing homer chromosome Z, bColLiv1.pat.W.v2, whole genome shotgun sequence genome window above contains:
- the ARID3C gene encoding AT-rich interactive domain-containing protein 3C isoform X1; protein product: MVENPSLAAKPALPAAPPRGPGAAGGLRLAAVMESLQRQQAARLARGPDGAPRRPPAEPGPDPEPPNAAPRRRPAPSPRPPPAAGEEEEEEEEEEDEEEDEEEEEGVPHDPPPPPHHEWTYEEQFKQLYELDEDPKRKEFLDDLFSFMQKRGKGTPVNRIPIMAKQVLDLYTLYRLVTDKGGLVEVINKKIWREITKGLNLPTSITSAAFTLRTQYMKYLYPYECEKRALSSPGELQAAIDSNRREGRRQTFGTALFNYSPAGTPTLLGSPKMPLPALSISTHSCSQLSQVHTIKKEDGVLAAAVPGRIAIPVGLAGHHLAAAQAAAASQAAVLEQLREKLETGEPPEKKVALTVEEQQRLVQHALQHNLLAVASQFPMNVKISNRDDRQETALNLSTNGISSINMSIEINGVVYTGVLFARRPPAPLAPGGGSTQSRPNPVPAPNPLLPAPSHSHTPTSTSP
- the ARID3C gene encoding AT-rich interactive domain-containing protein 3C isoform X2, with translation MVENPSLAAKPALPAAPPRGPGAAGGLRLAAVMESLQRQQAARLARGPDGAPRRPPAEPGPDPEPPNAAPRRRPAPSPRPPPAAGEEEEEEEEEEDEEEDEEEEEGVPHDPPPPPHHEWTYEEQFKQLYELDEDPKRKEFLDDLFSFMQKRGTPVNRIPIMAKQVLDLYTLYRLVTDKGGLVEVINKKIWREITKGLNLPTSITSAAFTLRTQYMKYLYPYECEKRALSSPGELQAAIDSNRREGRRQTFGTALFNYSPAGTPTLLGSPKMPLPALSISTHSCSQLSQVHTIKKEDGVLAAAVPGRIAIPVGLAGHHLAAAQAAAASQAAVLEQLREKLETGEPPEKKVALTVEEQQRLVQHALQHNLLAVASQFPMNVKISNRDDRQETALNLSTNGISSINMSIEINGVVYTGVLFARRPPAPLAPGGGSTQSRPNPVPAPNPLLPAPSHSHTPTSTSP